The DNA region CTTTTGGGAGAAGGACAGCGGCGCAAAAGATGACCGCCGCGAACTGCGCCGGCTGCTACGCGCCATTGGCCCTGGAGATCTGGTTGTCGTCACGGCGCTGGATCGGCTGACGCGCGGCGGTCCCTATAAGACGCTTTGCGTTCTCCAGGAGATCACCTCGCGCGGCGCCACTTACAAGTCCCTTGCCGAGCCCTGGGCTGACACCACTCACGAGCTTGGCGAAGTGTTGGCGGCATTGGTTGGTTATATCGCGCGCAAAACTCGCCAGGACATTCTTGTGCGGACCGCCGCCGGCCGCGCGCGGGCGAGGGCCAACGGCGTGAAGTTCGGGCGCCCGCCGAAGCTATCGCCGTTGCAACGCGCGGAAGCTATTGCGCGATGCCTTGCCGGCGAGAATGCGGGGCGCATTGCCAGGTCCTTCAATGTCAGCCGCTGGACAATTGGCAGGATTGTCCATGACGGGCGGTGAACTGGTTTTGGTGCCCCTTCTCGCTTTGGATAGACGTCACCTTTTGGTTGAATCGCGCCAAAATTGTGCTTGTATGGGCCGCAACCTCGATGCCGGGGGCTTGTAATGGCAGACCGTTCATTAACCGCCGTGGACGTGCTGGTTGGCCAGCGGCTGAAGATGGCCCGCATGACCAAAGGCGTGACCCAAGAAAAGTTGGCCGATGCCGTCGGCCTGACCTT from Pseudolabrys taiwanensis includes:
- a CDS encoding recombinase family protein, whose amino-acid sequence is MIFGYARVSSCGQELDLQLTQLGAANCEKVFWEKDSGAKDDRRELRRLLRAIGPGDLVVVTALDRLTRGGPYKTLCVLQEITSRGATYKSLAEPWADTTHELGEVLAALVGYIARKTRQDILVRTAAGRARARANGVKFGRPPKLSPLQRAEAIARCLAGENAGRIARSFNVSRWTIGRIVHDGR